The genome window ATATTATCGAAACGTCTTTCTgacaagattaattttatagccTATGTCGAATGAACGAgagtttaaaaatcttaacaCCTATTtgcattaacaaataatttcaatgacaGAAAGTGCTAGTTTTAAATTAGCATTTTCTATCATtgaaattacttattttatttattaaatataacatataatgaaaaatatctaaataaattttaaaaaataatgacgtcacttgtattttgtaaataaataaataaagttacaacaaatatattttcaaatttaaattagtcTTTTGTTTTGACGTATATGAAGTTGGTGcctcattataaaaaatttttaaaaataattcataaaaagacaaataaacaGCATAAATTTGCAAACAGACACAGAATGTTTAAACTCtacatatttaaacattatagaTAAATTGCCGAAAATCTAAACAACCTGAAAGACTTTGTTTGTTAATTATTCATGATTTTAAAGAACTGTCAACTCTTTACCATTATCATAATATCACTCCATCGTTAAACATCTTTATAGTTAAGAAATTTTGAACCAATTATGTAAGTTACAATTTAACACATTATctcttctaaataaattttttttttattaactagtaaaattgtaagttgatttttaattatttcaatacagGTTTCCaacctattatttttatttttattttgacgagTCAACAGTCTGTGTCACTTCTTGGCCTACTAACCAAAGGAACAATACATCAACTCAATTTCTTATAATCAAActtcatgtttaattttaaccgATTGACTAAATAATGATGTTTGACTTTTCCTAAAACTTCCGTATATGTATTTGCTGGTGTCATTTAATGATAAGTTAATACTTAAAAACCCGTGCTTTTTCTCATCTGTTTTTGTACTTTTGcgctgaaaaaaatcataaaattgacCGAAACGTACGTTagtataatagattaatttgttacttattgttagaataaaatttttgcgcaCTAATTACAGCGTTTGCTCTTACTCgccatttttttaagttaattttataaaatgattagAGTTCTAATTGCCCCCCAAAGAGTCCTCTATCAGTTTTAGAAATAGTTCTATCGTTTAAAGTACCGAAAATAGCATTTAAAGATACGGAAGgccaatttcatatttttcgtaaGTTTAAGGCGgtataacttttttgttatCAACTTTagttattaagaataattgttAGAACTCTTTGTGGTACTATTAGAACTCTTAACAAAACAGAAAATActtttgtgtataaaataaaaaaataaaataattattttttgtggtgtaataataacaaataattatttctttatagctggtttaattacaaatacagaaataaaagatgGTTCTTACAAGAATCCAGAAAATGCGGAAAAGACCAAAAAAAATGGCTGCTTTACGTTATGTATATTGGAAAAGCGAGGCTTAGTAAGTATAATACATTAAGTTGTTGCATAAgacattcatatttttttcatgaaaattatatcaaaacacTTTATTAATACACTCCACATATCATATATTCTTCacttttttagtttatttttaattaaaaaaaaacttatactaatttaatgtgtaaaaattataaatttattctaccagtacatttttgttaataattttgtcttatcgtgcaaaaaatagattttgaaAACATTTGTCGTTGAATCTAAATAGTTAATTacttaatcatatattaattaatgtaaaacttaaaaaattaagaaacaattattaatattataaagtagtTTATACTTAACCgtgatattgttattaattcgGGTCACTTTGAACCTTGACTCtacgattttttaattaaaattgattttactaatttttccatattttatacatatgtcattTAGAACatgcaaaaattacaaatataatataattataaagtaattaaaaatataatataattataaagttattaaaaatataatataattataaatagtaataattattattttttgtaattattttcagattgTTGACTCGGAGATTCAGAAGGATAAGTTATATGGCAAAGACGCACATGCTCATTTGAATCAGGCCACGCAAGCAAAAATATACGCGACTGTAGACCGCTGCACTGAACAAGgcaagaatatacatattatacatctatattttatacatatatatagtacatgattatatacagtacatgatatatatacatgatttatatatagtacatgatatatatacatgatttatCCAAAATCATAatgtaatacaattataaatgaaaacgtAAATGTTCGTTAAAAAcatcaaaaatatagaataaaatcttttcatataaaatttttatattatacatgttttgTACatacagaataatttttatttacttttattattgatagatattttttattttaatacttattattattatttgtattataatattattattatttatattttttagtattaattttacttacttttattatttttttgacaatttgccgtcaaaaattttatttttgcgagATCATAAATACAAGTTGCGTTTAGATGCATACTGCCGCCATGTTTTTCCAAAACTACTCGAGTGATCAGACTCTATCTTCTAGAAACTTTTTCGAAGGCTAGTTTTCGTGTTGATACGTAAATAACGTAATGGTATTGctgtaacaaaaattgtattataatttttagaccGCATCGTGTATGTTATCAActtatcagattttttaatttttcatttaaaaaatttaattaacttcttTAATAGTATTTCAACTTTTATGAGATAACTAAACatacataacatataaaatatgtaaaaataattatatcattgttttatttaaaatctaacaataattatgttattgttTCAGTTAAAACAAAATTGGATCTGTGTGACAAATCCCTCGAGCTTCTTACGTGTCTGTGGAAAGACTTCATCTaatctgataaaattatttctttgaaatcgtataatagatatatatatagtaaaaatattaatattatagtaaaaatattaaagacattataattaatatttagatctttaattattatgctgttatcaagattttttaaaattctcacAAAcaacaattttctaaaaaatgaagttaaaataaacattatacatacattttattctagtattttaatttatttttatatacacaggGACCTGTATTTAGAACgcatttttatcgataaaattattttacgtatttatttctgaaattctataatataagtGAATTATATACTAAATGCTCgtatttatcgataa of Anoplolepis gracilipes chromosome 8, ASM4749672v1, whole genome shotgun sequence contains these proteins:
- the LOC140668729 gene encoding pheromone-binding protein Gp-9-like; this encodes MKFLALLVCLMAIVMIAYADTIADEALHGGSLSATDVQQCYESADLTEAGLITNTEIKDGSYKNPENAEKTKKNGCFTLCILEKRGLIVDSEIQKDKLYGKDAHAHLNQATQAKIYATVDRCTEQVKTKLDLCDKSLELLTCLWKDFI